The Haladaptatus cibarius D43 genome window below encodes:
- a CDS encoding DUF7503 family protein, with protein sequence MTETNDTLLAYIAENPRMTGVLFTICLLLTQTGNAAAAAGGTIR encoded by the coding sequence ATGACCGAAACTAACGACACGCTACTGGCATACATCGCAGAGAACCCACGAATGACCGGCGTCCTTTTCACCATCTGCCTCCTGCTTACCCAGACGGGCAATGCAGCTGCTGCGGCTGGTGGAACGATTCGGTAA
- a CDS encoding DUF5794 domain-containing protein has protein sequence MSSSQHPIAYRLEQQVGGATKLLATVMGLPLIDGIFPAMVLAGAIDDPVGIVQVGLLVFGGSATVAVILAEMDGTPREQAMTVLAVGVGIIALASVEAAFAPTIESALNMDVFKRFAAVVMAAIAAKTASARVGEYLPSPGVIIGFGMLASLQPAGFELITTIDTTRVLHAAAAAGSGVGFALAVALLGPWLRDVVDIDRFRFGSAVALGVLPLSILGLAPGRAPLAVLAVTSLLALDPGEQVDATMEVPDQSQQANEGSDSSDNPAVTDGGKNEDVAVADADDAAEDDDDAVETAYGYPGEEDGDERRPWL, from the coding sequence ATGAGTAGCTCACAACATCCAATCGCCTATCGTTTAGAGCAACAGGTAGGCGGTGCGACGAAGTTGCTGGCGACCGTCATGGGGCTTCCCCTCATCGACGGCATCTTCCCAGCGATGGTTCTCGCCGGAGCGATAGACGACCCAGTCGGCATCGTGCAAGTCGGCCTCCTCGTCTTCGGTGGGAGCGCCACCGTCGCCGTCATTCTCGCCGAAATGGACGGCACGCCGCGCGAACAGGCGATGACCGTCCTTGCGGTTGGCGTCGGAATCATCGCGCTCGCGTCCGTCGAGGCCGCGTTCGCGCCGACCATCGAGAGCGCGCTGAACATGGACGTTTTCAAGCGGTTCGCCGCGGTGGTCATGGCGGCCATCGCCGCGAAAACCGCCAGCGCACGAGTCGGTGAATATCTGCCGAGTCCCGGTGTCATCATCGGCTTCGGCATGCTCGCCAGCCTCCAACCCGCTGGATTCGAACTGATAACGACCATCGACACGACGCGCGTCCTGCACGCCGCGGCGGCCGCCGGAAGCGGTGTCGGCTTCGCACTCGCGGTCGCCCTGCTCGGCCCGTGGCTCCGCGACGTCGTGGACATCGACCGCTTCCGCTTCGGGAGCGCAGTCGCGCTGGGCGTCCTGCCCCTGTCGATACTCGGCCTCGCGCCGGGTCGCGCCCCGCTGGCCGTCCTCGCGGTCACCAGTCTGCTGGCGCTCGACCCCGGCGAACAGGTGGATGCAACCATGGAAGTCCCCGACCAATCGCAGCAGGCGAACGAGGGATCGGATTCGTCGGACAATCCCGCGGTGACCGACGGCGGCAAGAACGAAGATGTCGCGGTCGCTGACGCGGACGATGCTGCCGAGGACGACGACGATGCCGTCGAAACGGCCTACGGCTACCCCGGCGAAGAAGACGGCGACGAACGCCGTCCGTGGCTGTAG
- a CDS encoding pyridoxal phosphate-dependent aminotransferase, with the protein MFPEIDYLDWISGRPESASHDLGSSDLRRPLPDPDGVVPPELADLPAPPEDTDLEAIIADGYDVEPENVLVTAGATHANFLVVAAAINDTDENPNSDGDETAHHDPRVLVEKPGYEPLVATSEGLGATVDRFYRREEDDYALDPSRVSGATTDDTRCIVVTNRHNPSGNRAERETIADASSAAVENDAYLIVDEVYAPFCENADPSVFGGPTGAGLPNTVVTNSLTKFHGFGSVRIGWLVADAEFVSRAQSIMYHVPAVSGPAAALARRALYSDAQLAAESRERILENQELLAEFVAGRDDLTGTATAGCTYGFFEHESADGDEVSEAAWEEGILVVPGRFFDDKERFRLSLGHDGGTVKEGLEVFGSVLDEL; encoded by the coding sequence GTGTTCCCCGAAATCGACTACCTCGATTGGATTTCCGGGCGACCCGAGTCGGCGAGCCACGACCTCGGGTCGAGCGACCTTCGTAGACCGCTTCCCGACCCGGACGGTGTTGTGCCGCCCGAACTGGCCGACCTTCCGGCACCGCCGGAGGACACCGATTTGGAAGCCATCATCGCCGACGGCTACGACGTAGAACCGGAGAACGTTCTCGTCACGGCGGGAGCGACGCACGCGAACTTCCTCGTGGTGGCCGCCGCAATCAACGATACAGACGAAAATCCGAACTCGGACGGTGACGAAACCGCCCACCACGACCCGCGCGTGCTGGTCGAAAAACCGGGCTACGAACCGCTTGTCGCCACGTCGGAAGGATTGGGCGCGACAGTAGACCGGTTTTACAGACGTGAAGAGGACGACTACGCGCTCGACCCAAGTCGAGTGTCCGGGGCGACGACCGACGACACTCGCTGTATCGTCGTCACGAATCGACACAATCCGAGTGGGAATCGCGCCGAGCGAGAAACCATCGCGGATGCGAGCAGTGCCGCCGTCGAAAACGACGCGTATCTCATCGTAGACGAGGTGTACGCCCCCTTCTGTGAGAACGCCGACCCCTCGGTTTTCGGTGGCCCGACCGGAGCAGGACTTCCGAACACGGTGGTTACGAACTCGCTGACGAAGTTCCACGGATTCGGCTCGGTTCGTATCGGCTGGCTGGTCGCGGATGCCGAGTTCGTCTCTCGCGCTCAGTCGATTATGTATCACGTTCCCGCGGTTTCCGGCCCCGCCGCGGCACTGGCCCGGCGGGCACTCTACAGCGACGCCCAACTCGCAGCGGAGTCCCGGGAGCGAATCCTCGAAAACCAAGAACTGCTGGCGGAGTTCGTCGCAGGACGCGACGACCTCACCGGAACCGCCACCGCCGGGTGTACCTACGGCTTTTTCGAGCACGAGTCGGCCGACGGAGACGAAGTCTCCGAGGCCGCGTGGGAAGAAGGAATCTTGGTCGTTCCGGGCCGATTTTTCGACGACAAAGAGCGGTTCCGCCTGAGTCTCGGCCACGATGGAGGGACGGTCAAAGAGGGGTTGGAAGTCTTCGGCTCCGTGCTGGACGAACTGTAA
- a CDS encoding DHH family phosphoesterase yields MSAGITISSMSTYAILGCGSVGYAVAEELVEQGKEVLIVDRDTDRVEALRDQDLNAQTGDIVDDSVAEVVNDRDVVLILSSDVTANKEAVSNLQDNGDERFIVVRASDPVSADELTELGADVVINPSTVIANSALRSLESGELEYKARQLSAVIEDSSDKLAILTHDNPDPDSIASAAALQTIAESLDVEADILYLGEIGHQENRAFVNLLGIELLQRDDVDISEYDTFALVDHMRATEPELDHPVDILIDHYEPDGEYEAEFSDVRPNVSSTSTIMTKYVQEFDISLSEEVATALLYGIRAETLDFKRDTTPADLTAAAYLYPFANHDTLEQVESPSMSPETLDVLAEAINSRDVQGSHLVSSAGFIRDRDALTQAAQHLLNLEGITTTAVFGIADDTIYLAARSKDIRLNIGNVLQDAFEDIGEAAGHSTQASAEIPLGIFTGIESNENNRDTLLALTEEAVKKKLFDAMGVDGETNGN; encoded by the coding sequence ATGAGCGCCGGGATAACAATCTCTTCGATGTCTACATACGCTATTCTCGGGTGTGGGAGCGTCGGCTACGCCGTCGCCGAGGAACTCGTCGAACAGGGCAAAGAAGTCCTCATCGTAGACCGGGATACCGACCGCGTCGAGGCGCTCCGCGACCAAGATTTGAACGCACAGACGGGCGACATCGTGGACGACTCCGTCGCGGAGGTCGTCAACGACCGCGACGTCGTCCTGATCCTCTCGTCGGACGTGACCGCGAACAAGGAAGCCGTCTCGAACCTACAGGACAACGGCGACGAGCGATTCATCGTCGTTCGGGCGAGCGACCCCGTTTCCGCGGACGAACTCACCGAATTGGGCGCGGACGTAGTCATCAACCCGTCGACCGTTATCGCCAATTCTGCGCTTCGGTCGCTCGAATCCGGCGAGTTGGAGTACAAAGCGCGCCAGTTGTCCGCGGTTATCGAGGATTCGTCGGACAAACTCGCAATCCTCACGCACGACAACCCCGACCCGGATTCCATCGCCAGCGCCGCCGCACTACAGACGATTGCGGAAAGTCTCGACGTCGAAGCCGACATCCTCTACCTCGGGGAAATCGGCCATCAGGAGAATCGCGCGTTCGTCAACCTGCTCGGTATCGAACTGCTCCAGCGCGACGACGTGGACATCAGCGAGTACGACACATTCGCGCTCGTTGACCACATGCGAGCGACCGAACCCGAACTCGATCACCCGGTCGATATTCTCATCGACCACTACGAACCGGACGGCGAGTACGAGGCGGAGTTCTCGGACGTTCGCCCGAACGTCAGTTCGACTTCGACCATCATGACGAAATACGTACAGGAGTTCGACATCAGCCTCAGCGAAGAGGTTGCGACCGCACTCCTGTACGGGATTCGTGCTGAAACCCTCGATTTCAAGCGTGACACGACGCCCGCCGACCTCACGGCGGCGGCCTATCTGTATCCCTTCGCAAACCACGACACGTTAGAACAGGTCGAATCGCCGTCGATGTCGCCCGAAACGCTCGACGTGCTGGCCGAGGCGATTAACAGCCGAGACGTACAGGGGAGCCACCTCGTCAGCAGCGCGGGATTCATCCGCGACAGAGACGCGCTAACCCAAGCCGCCCAACACCTGCTCAATTTAGAAGGCATCACGACGACTGCGGTGTTCGGCATCGCCGACGACACTATCTACCTCGCGGCCCGGTCGAAGGACATCCGACTGAACATCGGCAACGTGCTTCAGGACGCCTTCGAAGATATTGGTGAAGCGGCAGGTCACTCCACGCAGGCGAGCGCGGAAATTCCGCTCGGCATCTTCACCGGCATCGAATCCAACGAGAACAATCGGGACACGCTGCTGGCGCTCACCGAGGAAGCAGTGAAAAAGAAACTGTTCGACGCGATGGGCGTCGATGGCGAGACGAACGGGAACTAA
- a CDS encoding DUF5795 family protein encodes MVENRVVQGRMVTPKKLAEIVEGESVMEADSIEEADRACPDCGGDVLKVGYMPSVTAFITGYKCQDCDWREREE; translated from the coding sequence ATGGTCGAAAATCGTGTCGTGCAGGGGCGGATGGTTACACCGAAGAAACTCGCCGAGATTGTCGAAGGCGAGTCGGTGATGGAAGCCGACAGTATCGAGGAGGCAGACCGCGCCTGTCCGGACTGTGGCGGAGACGTATTGAAAGTCGGCTACATGCCGAGTGTGACAGCGTTCATCACAGGATACAAGTGCCAAGACTGCGACTGGCGGGAGCGCGAGGAGTAG
- the guaB gene encoding IMP dehydrogenase, which yields MANDSHNGGSFSEKLRVPEALTFDDVLLRPKESRVEPDDANVKSRVSKNVELNVPVLSAAMDTVTESEMAIEMARQGGLGVLHRNMDVEVMVDEVERVKRADELIIRDVVTANPGQTVREVDAMMEHRGVSGAPVVDDDGEVLGIISGTDIRPYLEVGDSDEVREAMTDEVITADESVTAREALELMYEHKIERVPIVDDEDYLTGLITMQGVLQRREYGDAVRDEDDHLRVGVAVGPFETDRAVAADEAGTDVLFIDCAHAHNLNVIDGAREIKESVEADVVVGNIGTEEAAEAMVDFADGLKVGIGPGSICTTRVVSGSGMPQITAISQVADVAAEHDVPVIADGGIRYSGDAIKSIAAGADVVMLGSYFAGTDEAPGRVITIEGKKYKQYRGMGSVGAMKSGDGDRYLKDDPEDDEEYVPEGVEAAKPYKGTLESELHQLVGGMQSGMGYVGAETIPAFKERSEFVRVSSAGQTEGHAHDVMITDEAPNYSPGE from the coding sequence ATGGCGAACGATTCTCACAACGGCGGTTCGTTTTCCGAGAAACTCCGTGTACCAGAGGCGCTTACTTTCGATGATGTCCTTCTACGCCCGAAAGAGAGCCGTGTCGAACCCGACGACGCGAATGTAAAATCCCGTGTCTCGAAGAACGTCGAACTCAACGTCCCCGTCCTCTCGGCGGCGATGGACACCGTCACCGAGAGCGAGATGGCAATCGAGATGGCCCGACAGGGCGGACTCGGCGTCCTCCACCGAAACATGGACGTAGAGGTGATGGTTGACGAAGTCGAACGCGTAAAGCGCGCCGACGAACTCATCATCCGCGACGTGGTGACGGCGAATCCCGGCCAAACCGTCCGCGAAGTGGACGCGATGATGGAACATCGTGGCGTCAGCGGCGCACCGGTCGTAGACGACGATGGGGAAGTGCTGGGAATCATCTCCGGGACGGACATTCGTCCGTACCTCGAAGTCGGGGATAGCGACGAAGTCAGAGAGGCGATGACCGACGAGGTCATCACCGCCGACGAATCGGTGACCGCGCGTGAAGCGCTCGAGCTGATGTACGAACACAAAATAGAGCGTGTGCCAATCGTGGACGACGAGGATTATCTCACCGGCCTCATCACGATGCAGGGCGTCCTCCAGCGCCGAGAGTACGGTGACGCAGTCCGCGACGAGGACGACCACCTCCGGGTCGGCGTCGCCGTCGGCCCGTTCGAAACCGACCGAGCAGTCGCCGCGGACGAAGCAGGTACGGACGTGTTGTTCATCGACTGCGCCCACGCGCACAACCTGAACGTCATCGACGGCGCACGGGAAATCAAAGAGTCCGTCGAGGCCGACGTGGTCGTCGGAAATATCGGGACGGAGGAAGCGGCGGAAGCGATGGTCGATTTCGCAGACGGCCTGAAGGTCGGTATCGGCCCCGGTAGCATCTGTACGACTCGCGTCGTCAGTGGTTCCGGAATGCCTCAGATTACGGCCATCTCGCAGGTCGCCGACGTGGCGGCGGAGCACGATGTCCCCGTTATCGCGGACGGTGGGATTCGCTACTCCGGCGACGCAATCAAGTCGATTGCGGCGGGTGCAGACGTAGTCATGCTCGGGTCGTACTTCGCTGGAACCGACGAGGCACCGGGTCGCGTCATCACCATCGAAGGCAAGAAATACAAACAGTACCGCGGGATGGGCAGCGTCGGCGCGATGAAAAGCGGCGACGGCGACCGCTATCTAAAAGACGACCCGGAAGACGACGAGGAGTACGTTCCGGAAGGCGTTGAGGCCGCGAAACCGTACAAGGGAACACTCGAAAGCGAACTCCACCAACTCGTCGGCGGGATGCAGTCCGGTATGGGCTACGTCGGTGCGGAAACGATTCCGGCGTTCAAGGAACGCTCCGAGTTCGTTCGCGTCTCCTCGGCGGGGCAGACCGAAGGTCACGCCCACGACGTGATGATCACCGACGAAGCGCCGAACTACAGTCCCGGCGAATAG
- a CDS encoding DUF488 family protein, N3 subclade yields the protein MSSDEFEGRLRTTYVSAIGSVVKPHEDDLVLGVIRYKYDFFERTVDRNCPALAPPRQLLNQFKKVEKAAESDGVPDPARAAWASVSCRERYLGFLERPGSRQCIESIRDRLDDGQDVWLVCLEKDDTFCHRRLLAARVRGSSPTHWSELHEPPEQESDNDQPATLDDFEGGETA from the coding sequence GTGAGTTCCGACGAGTTCGAAGGTCGCCTTCGAACGACCTACGTGTCGGCTATCGGTTCTGTCGTCAAGCCGCACGAGGACGACCTCGTCCTTGGCGTTATCCGCTACAAATACGACTTCTTCGAGCGCACCGTTGACCGAAACTGCCCAGCGCTCGCACCGCCTCGCCAACTCCTCAACCAGTTCAAAAAGGTCGAGAAAGCCGCCGAATCCGACGGCGTTCCAGACCCAGCACGCGCCGCCTGGGCCTCCGTATCTTGTCGGGAGCGATACCTCGGCTTCCTCGAAAGACCCGGCTCTCGGCAGTGCATCGAGAGTATCCGCGACCGCCTCGACGACGGCCAAGATGTCTGGCTCGTCTGTCTCGAAAAAGACGACACGTTCTGTCACCGCCGACTGCTCGCGGCGCGAGTGCGTGGAAGCTCACCGACGCACTGGAGCGAACTGCACGAGCCGCCGGAACAAGAGTCCGATAACGACCAGCCTGCTACTCTCGATGATTTCGAAGGTGGTGAGACGGCGTGA
- a CDS encoding PRC-barrel domain-containing protein — MDGTPEEITTLVGREVYSNNGVFVGEVDDVRLNLDDTAVTGLALGGINDELFGTRIEPGRGVIVPYRWVRAVGDVILVNDVVERMKGSDEEEEEEAVV, encoded by the coding sequence ATGGACGGAACCCCTGAGGAAATCACGACCCTTGTCGGACGGGAGGTGTACTCCAACAACGGCGTGTTCGTCGGCGAAGTGGACGACGTTCGCCTCAATTTGGACGACACCGCCGTCACCGGTCTTGCACTGGGTGGAATCAACGACGAACTGTTCGGCACTCGAATCGAACCCGGTCGCGGCGTCATCGTACCCTATCGCTGGGTTCGCGCGGTTGGTGACGTAATCCTCGTAAACGATGTCGTCGAACGGATGAAAGGCTCCGACGAGGAAGAAGAAGAAGAAGCGGTCGTTTAG
- a CDS encoding DUF7344 domain-containing protein, with translation MELLRFLEVVDSDVIISTSDSVYKLLGDEQRRHLILYLAEQETSTPLSRVAMEITSRCDDTPLTNVTPSKQEQTRLRLEQEHLPRLADFGVLTWEYGDEMVEPLSTLPFSDEE, from the coding sequence ATGGAACTACTGCGTTTTTTGGAAGTCGTTGACTCTGACGTTATTATTTCCACCTCTGATTCCGTGTATAAGCTACTTGGGGACGAACAACGGCGTCATCTCATTCTCTACCTTGCGGAACAGGAAACATCGACGCCCCTTTCTCGGGTCGCAATGGAAATAACGAGTCGCTGTGACGATACGCCACTGACGAACGTCACGCCGTCGAAACAAGAGCAAACACGTCTTCGTCTCGAACAGGAACATCTTCCACGACTGGCAGACTTTGGCGTTCTTACGTGGGAATACGGGGACGAGATGGTGGAACCCCTCTCGACGCTACCGTTCTCAGACGAGGAGTAG
- a CDS encoding DUF7504 family protein, translating into MSVPDNSATSPFMCGVEVPITFHYDWANEEALSAFIIQQMIEETGVDSSDVPESLYQCIDPDALEDLFQPLQDGTPRTSGAVTFNLAGHYVTANSDGTIEIESELGRLKRTGGNLLLTGDVPADVFEQLSAQFLGDVTYDRTHLFALYGRDADVARTLLTRANANPDHAHALSYEAAVRSTTQAQTNEHSNQLRVTPVVGSIDDLETTIREEIFERQRQQMGFDPGELRFCFDSLQLLCSEEDTQTVNSFLRTIAETIEEVSGLGQYIFPGAYESSPVQAVKSLFDVTVELKIGEQGPEQRWHLHDTDYTTTWFPI; encoded by the coding sequence ATGAGTGTCCCAGACAATAGTGCAACCTCACCGTTCATGTGCGGTGTGGAGGTGCCGATAACGTTTCACTACGATTGGGCGAACGAAGAAGCGCTGAGTGCGTTCATCATTCAACAGATGATAGAGGAAACGGGCGTTGATTCTTCCGACGTACCCGAATCCCTGTATCAGTGCATCGACCCGGATGCACTGGAGGACTTGTTTCAGCCGCTTCAGGATGGGACACCTCGAACGAGTGGAGCGGTCACGTTCAACCTCGCCGGTCACTATGTTACCGCCAACAGCGACGGGACTATCGAAATCGAATCGGAACTCGGTCGGCTGAAACGAACCGGTGGGAACCTGCTACTTACCGGTGACGTTCCAGCAGACGTGTTCGAGCAACTAAGCGCACAGTTCTTAGGCGACGTAACCTACGACAGAACGCATCTTTTCGCCCTCTACGGTCGGGATGCGGATGTCGCTCGCACACTGCTCACACGAGCGAACGCGAACCCCGACCACGCGCACGCACTCTCGTACGAAGCGGCAGTGAGGTCTACCACACAAGCGCAAACGAACGAACACTCGAATCAGCTCCGCGTCACGCCGGTAGTGGGGAGCATTGACGATCTCGAAACAACAATCAGAGAGGAAATATTCGAGCGACAGCGCCAGCAGATGGGATTCGACCCGGGGGAGCTACGGTTTTGCTTTGACTCGCTCCAGTTGCTTTGCAGTGAGGAAGACACGCAGACCGTCAACAGTTTCTTGCGAACGATTGCGGAAACTATAGAGGAAGTTTCCGGGTTGGGGCAGTATATTTTCCCGGGTGCATACGAATCATCTCCCGTCCAAGCCGTCAAATCGCTGTTCGACGTAACTGTCGAACTAAAAATCGGCGAACAAGGGCCGGAGCAACGATGGCATTTACACGATACCGATTACACGACGACATGGTTCCCAATATAA
- a CDS encoding M99 family carboxypeptidase catalytic domain-containing protein — protein MLSATPLASAQRSDYTIRTGTSEETTVYVREADADGPTVMVVGGMHGDEANGYTAAQKIADWRIDAGKLVVLPEANVKAIRNDSRVYNGGIDLNRQFPAGSEPTTALAREIWDVVVSENIDFLFDLHSSYGIYSSDDGGVGQGIFSTRAASATGHRKELVSYLNKNYIADSTYDYSGYSSSDGSSPMLKHKVGADLDTGAIIFETTRKNGRPLSQQVRETTAAVQGFLQRFGLITETVSYSQDVIATNTAEDTNTKQSGLRFDISNTFGQDARITDLEIDPHNSAIDQLRDHSYSEGQWISELFIDADVQNGVTDINYGVSLPCSIDLGSDGHSDSADKEAVLSADSLATVSLYQFKSNGSPVDMAGEPVTFTVHYELADGTPGFDSFTVGGDALVYEDDVQGINAPVDSNGKQSGLKFSVTNDAGSNMTIHDVAITPENSAIDQLRDHSYSEGQWISELFIDADVQNGVTDINNGVSLPCSIDLDWDGHSTDASNDAILSPGSSGTVSLYQFKSNGSPVDMVGENVEITIDYTLGDGSSGSRTFMLLV, from the coding sequence ATGCTCTCGGCGACACCGCTCGCATCTGCGCAGCGCTCCGATTACACGATTCGAACCGGAACCAGCGAGGAGACAACCGTGTACGTCCGCGAAGCTGACGCGGACGGCCCGACCGTGATGGTCGTCGGCGGCATGCACGGCGACGAGGCGAACGGCTACACAGCGGCACAGAAGATTGCCGACTGGCGCATCGACGCCGGGAAACTCGTCGTCCTGCCAGAAGCGAACGTGAAGGCGATTCGGAACGATTCCCGAGTGTACAACGGCGGTATCGACCTCAACCGACAGTTCCCGGCCGGGTCGGAACCGACGACCGCCCTCGCCCGCGAAATCTGGGACGTAGTCGTCTCCGAGAACATCGACTTCCTTTTCGACCTACACAGTTCCTACGGCATCTATAGCTCCGACGACGGCGGCGTCGGACAGGGTATCTTCTCGACGCGCGCGGCCAGTGCGACCGGCCACCGAAAGGAACTCGTCTCGTATCTGAACAAAAACTACATCGCTGACTCCACCTACGATTATTCGGGCTACTCCAGCAGTGACGGGTCGAGTCCGATGCTCAAACACAAGGTCGGAGCCGACCTCGACACAGGCGCAATCATCTTCGAGACGACTCGCAAGAACGGTCGCCCGCTCTCCCAGCAGGTCAGGGAAACGACCGCCGCAGTACAGGGGTTCCTCCAGCGATTCGGCCTCATCACCGAGACGGTTTCGTACAGCCAAGACGTAATCGCGACCAACACGGCCGAAGATACGAACACGAAACAGTCCGGCCTGCGATTCGATATTTCGAACACGTTCGGACAAGACGCCCGCATCACCGACCTCGAAATCGACCCCCACAACTCCGCTATCGACCAACTCCGCGACCACTCCTATAGCGAAGGTCAGTGGATTAGCGAACTGTTCATCGACGCCGACGTACAAAACGGCGTGACGGACATCAACTACGGCGTTTCGCTCCCCTGCTCTATCGACCTCGGTTCCGACGGTCACAGTGATAGCGCGGATAAAGAGGCAGTTCTTTCGGCCGATTCCCTAGCAACTGTGTCGCTCTACCAGTTCAAGTCGAACGGCTCGCCCGTCGATATGGCTGGCGAACCGGTCACGTTCACGGTTCACTACGAACTCGCGGACGGGACGCCCGGCTTCGACTCCTTCACGGTCGGCGGCGATGCACTGGTCTACGAGGACGACGTGCAGGGAATCAACGCGCCAGTGGACAGCAACGGCAAACAGTCCGGCCTCAAATTCAGCGTCACGAACGACGCGGGGTCGAACATGACCATTCACGACGTGGCGATTACGCCGGAAAACTCCGCCATCGACCAACTCCGCGACCACTCCTACAGCGAAGGCCAGTGGATTAGCGAACTGTTCATCGACGCCGACGTGCAAAACGGCGTGACGGACATCAATAACGGCGTTTCGCTCCCCTGCTCTATCGACCTCGACTGGGACGGCCACAGCACCGATGCATCCAACGACGCGATTCTCTCGCCCGGTTCATCCGGCACCGTGTCGCTCTATCAGTTCAAATCGAACGGCTCGCCCGTCGATATGGTCGGCGAGAACGTCGAAATCACCATCGACTACACGCTCGGCGACGGCAGTAGTGGGAGTCGAACGTTCATGCTGTTGGTCTGA